The genomic interval GATCCTGCGGGGAATGAAGAATTAAAGTTATTTGTTGGATTTGCTCTTACAATATGTCCAGGATAATTTGACCATCTTAGAACATTTCCTACTTGATCTAATTCTACTTCACCATAGTTACTTCCACCTAATAGTTCGTAATTTTTATCAGGATCAACTGTTTCTGCATGCCATCTATATACAATTCTATCTTTATATTGCTCTGACATTATTCTCTCAAAAGAAAATTTTACTGGAACAACATCACCTGAAGAAGATTTAATAGTTAATGTGGTTTCCTTTATTCCAACATCTGAATTCAAATTATCAGCTAGATTTAAAAATGTTGTTTCTCTAGCTTCCATTACTAAATTAGGAGATATTGTAATATCTTGTATAGACTCATTAGAATCAATATATCTTTTTCCGGTATCTGTTATTTTTGCATTCCAACCTTGTAATTTCATACCACTTGAAGGATTTACAAAATGTCCTTCAGAATCTAAAGTAAAATTTCCTGCTCTAGAAAAATATTTAGATAAACCATCAGAAAGAACAAAAAAACCATCACCTTTTATAGCCATATCACTTTTATTACCTGTATTTTGCAAAGTACCTTGAGTCATTATTTTATCAATTGATGCAATTTTAGAGCCTAATCCAACTTGAATAGGATTAATTCCGCCATATTGATTATCGGAACCTCTAGCTTCGCTTAACGTTTGTGATAATGTATTTTGAAAGGTTACTCGGGAAGTTTTATAACCAACAGTATTAACATTTGAAATATTATTACCTATTACATCTAATTCAGTTTGGAAATTTTTCAATCCACTTTGGCCACTAAACATAGCTCTTAACATATTAATCTCCTCCTATATTATTTTTATATTTCAGATATTTCTATTATTTTTTCTGTGCTATATTTTTGCCCATTTACTAAAACATAAAAATTATTATTTTCAAATTGAACAGCATCAACTTTTCCTCCATCTAATCCACCAATTTTGATTTTTTCTCCATTTTTATATGTATATACATCATATTTATATTCACCATCAGATAGTTTTACGCCACTATTCCCTATTCCATCCCAATTAAAAGTTTTCATTCCTTCTTCTTGGATTCCTAAATCTTTTGTAAAAATTAAATTTTCATTATTATCATATATATCGACATATACCTTTGTGGGTTCATCAAGATTATATATAATAGCATCAGAAAATCCACCAGTAAGGTTAATTTTATTATTTTCAACAACTACAGTTTTTCCAATAAGATTTGATGCTTGAACTTTAAATAAATTCATTTGCGATGAAACCATGTTTTGAAAAGATTTACTCATATTCATAATTTGTTCTGTTGAAGATAATTGAGACATTTGCGAAATAAACTCTTTGTCATTCATTGTATTTGTAGGGTCTTGATATTTTAATTGGGTCATTAGAATTTTTAAAAAAGCCTCTTTATCAAGTTCTTTTTTTGGTTCATTGTTAATATTTGTTGAAGAAAAAGAATTAAAGGCGTTTATTCCGTTAATCATTATATTCACCTCTCAAATATTTTATAAAATCATTTCTATTATTTTTCCTTTTTTTATCCTCATTCTCTTTGTTATCATCGTTTGAGTTTGTATTGTTTTCATCATTATTTTTATTACTTTCATTTTTATTTTCATCATTATTATTCATTTCGCTTTTTATTGTAAAATCTACTTTATCAAAATTATCTTTAAAACTATTTAATAAAGATTCAATTCTTTTTTCTAATTCCGCTTTATTATCAATATTTTCTAAATTAAATTCTATTTTTAAATATTTTTGAGATTTAATAATTGTAACTTCTAAATTTCCTAAATCTGGAGGGTTTATTTTAAAAATTGTTCTTTCAAAGTATTTTGGAACATTATTTATTTTTTCTATAGTATTGTTAATGTTTGATATAAAATCTTTTATAGATAATGTTTTTATATTATTTTTTTGGATATTAATATTAACAGTATTTATAGAAGGATGTAAAAAATCAATCTTGTTATAATAATTATTAATATTTCTATTTTTATTTAAATACACAACGTTTTTTGTTTTATTACTATTCTTTTTTTCAATTTTATAAATGATTGAATCTAACTGTTTAAATATATTTTTTATATTTATATTTCTCTTTTTTGGTTCGACTATTACATGGAGATTTTGA from Marinitoga sp. 38H-ov carries:
- a CDS encoding flagellar hook assembly protein FlgD; its protein translation is MINGINAFNSFSSTNINNEPKKELDKEAFLKILMTQLKYQDPTNTMNDKEFISQMSQLSSTEQIMNMSKSFQNMVSSQMNLFKVQASNLIGKTVVVENNKINLTGGFSDAIIYNLDEPTKVYVDIYDNNENLIFTKDLGIQEEGMKTFNWDGIGNSGVKLSDGEYKYDVYTYKNGEKIKIGGLDGGKVDAVQFENNNFYVLVNGQKYSTEKIIEISEI